From the Methylomonas sp. MK1 genome, one window contains:
- a CDS encoding Hsp70 family protein — protein MKNNAATYSVGIDLGTTHTVVAYSDIHDPAKAIHLFEIPQLIAPGEVNAKPLLPSVRYHPALGEISAEAGFLTQENGAVLGEAARLLGAKSQGRLVTSAKSWLSHTAVDHSAAILPWGSDESVFKVSPLEASASYLRHVCSVWEQRFPSAPLALQEVVITVPASFDESARSLTLEAAKMAGLKGVRLLEEPQAVCYDWLRRHAGTIKSSLAGSRLLLVCDVGGGTTDLTLIKIEQGLDEPRLTRIGVGDHLMLGGDNIDLALAHLAESRLRAGDKKLSTADLSQLLEQCRIAKELLLADDAPEHVAVTLLGGGSRLIGGTKSATLSREEVKQIALDGFLPLSGLQDLPDRKRSGVVEFGLPYAAEPAISKHIAAFLQLHAQAAQTALGSTGAEHQIVPDALLLNGGVFRSSAMVQRLIDLLTRWRGGRPPLLLDNSHPELAVAYGAVSYAVARREKNLKIGGGAARSYFLLVDATVKSGDGKQGGRGVCILPKGSEEGHEILLSDRQFALRVGQPVRFHLLSSSGDGNYRPGAIVELDDERFHSLPPLAVAFEGQLKTEVAVQLLATYTEVGTLQLQCVAVADSNQRWDVEFQIRKKAQTSINAELPGQLPQALEKVQAVFGAKSKQVDPQAVKTLRADLENVLAAPRGAWQTPLLRELFTALLDGSKYRRRSEQHERLWLSLAGFCLRPGFGYPLDDWRVEQLWKLYAEGLQFVNEKQNWAEWWTLWRRVAGGLGADAQHRIFNDIAKFINPAASRQPGVAKQLATRGYEDMVRLAAALERLNLVDKIQLGEWLLKRLEKAGEPEQSWWAVGRIGGRILFHGNNHQVIPAKTAEIWLKQLLRADWKKLTQAGFAATLLARRCDDRARDIDDSLRAQVIDKLKQAKSPVSWVDMVAEFKQLDEQQEKQVFGEALPPGLKLIV, from the coding sequence TTGAAAAACAACGCTGCTACTTATTCGGTCGGAATCGACCTAGGCACGACCCATACCGTGGTCGCCTACTCCGACATCCACGATCCTGCGAAAGCAATTCACCTGTTCGAGATTCCTCAGCTGATCGCGCCAGGGGAAGTGAATGCCAAGCCACTATTACCGTCGGTGCGTTACCATCCTGCGCTCGGAGAAATAAGCGCCGAGGCCGGGTTTTTAACCCAGGAAAATGGCGCTGTGCTGGGTGAAGCGGCGCGCTTGCTGGGTGCCAAGTCGCAAGGCCGTTTGGTTACCAGCGCCAAGAGTTGGTTGTCGCACACAGCCGTTGATCACAGTGCTGCTATTTTGCCTTGGGGCAGTGACGAATCGGTATTTAAAGTCTCGCCGCTGGAAGCCAGCGCTAGTTATTTGCGACATGTCTGTTCCGTTTGGGAGCAGCGTTTTCCCTCTGCGCCACTTGCTCTGCAGGAAGTTGTGATTACGGTGCCGGCGTCCTTCGACGAGTCCGCGCGATCCTTGACCCTGGAAGCGGCAAAGATGGCCGGTTTGAAAGGCGTCAGGTTGCTAGAAGAGCCGCAAGCAGTTTGTTACGACTGGCTGCGCCGGCATGCCGGTACCATCAAATCCAGTCTGGCCGGTAGCCGGTTATTGCTGGTCTGCGATGTCGGCGGCGGTACTACCGATTTGACTTTGATCAAGATTGAGCAGGGTCTAGATGAGCCGCGGCTGACGCGCATAGGTGTCGGCGACCACCTGATGTTGGGTGGCGACAATATTGATCTGGCTCTGGCGCATTTAGCGGAAAGCCGCTTGCGAGCCGGCGACAAAAAACTCTCTACCGCCGATTTATCGCAATTGCTGGAGCAATGTCGGATCGCCAAGGAATTGTTATTGGCTGACGATGCCCCGGAGCACGTTGCTGTAACCTTATTGGGCGGCGGTTCCAGGTTGATTGGCGGCACTAAAAGCGCCACGCTAAGCAGAGAGGAAGTTAAGCAAATTGCCTTGGATGGTTTTTTGCCCCTATCCGGTTTGCAAGACCTGCCGGACAGGAAGCGTAGCGGAGTAGTGGAGTTTGGCTTGCCCTACGCGGCGGAGCCGGCTATCAGTAAGCATATAGCCGCCTTTTTGCAGTTGCATGCGCAAGCGGCACAAACTGCCCTGGGTAGTACGGGCGCAGAGCATCAAATAGTCCCCGACGCCTTATTGCTGAACGGCGGCGTGTTTCGCAGTTCGGCCATGGTGCAACGGTTAATTGATTTATTAACCCGATGGCGTGGCGGGCGGCCGCCGTTATTGCTGGATAATAGCCATCCGGAATTGGCGGTGGCTTACGGTGCGGTAAGTTATGCAGTTGCCCGCCGCGAGAAGAACTTGAAAATCGGCGGCGGTGCGGCGCGTAGTTATTTTCTGCTTGTTGATGCCACGGTCAAAAGTGGCGATGGTAAGCAAGGCGGTCGTGGCGTTTGTATCCTGCCGAAAGGTAGTGAGGAAGGCCATGAGATTTTGTTAAGTGATCGGCAATTCGCTCTCCGAGTGGGACAACCGGTACGGTTTCATTTGCTGTCCAGCAGCGGAGACGGTAATTACCGGCCCGGCGCAATAGTCGAGCTAGATGACGAGCGGTTTCACAGTCTGCCGCCGTTGGCAGTGGCGTTCGAAGGCCAGTTGAAAACTGAAGTTGCGGTGCAATTGCTGGCGACATATACCGAAGTCGGTACTTTGCAATTGCAGTGCGTAGCGGTGGCAGACTCCAACCAGCGTTGGGATGTAGAGTTTCAAATTCGCAAAAAAGCCCAAACATCCATAAATGCCGAATTACCTGGTCAATTGCCGCAAGCGCTGGAGAAAGTCCAGGCCGTATTCGGAGCCAAATCCAAACAAGTCGATCCGCAGGCGGTAAAAACCTTGCGCGCCGATCTGGAAAACGTTCTCGCGGCACCGCGAGGCGCCTGGCAAACCCCGTTACTGCGCGAGTTGTTTACGGCCTTGCTGGACGGCAGTAAATACCGGCGGCGTAGTGAACAGCACGAACGCCTCTGGTTGAGTTTGGCTGGCTTTTGCCTGCGTCCGGGCTTTGGTTATCCGCTCGACGATTGGCGGGTAGAGCAACTCTGGAAGCTATATGCAGAAGGGCTGCAGTTCGTTAACGAAAAACAGAACTGGGCCGAATGGTGGACCTTATGGCGGCGCGTTGCCGGTGGCCTGGGTGCGGATGCTCAACATCGTATCTTTAACGACATCGCCAAATTCATCAATCCGGCTGCCTCGCGCCAGCCGGGTGTCGCGAAGCAACTGGCTACACGAGGTTACGAAGATATGGTGCGACTGGCGGCGGCACTAGAGCGGTTGAACCTTGTCGATAAAATTCAACTGGGCGAGTGGCTCTTGAAGCGTCTGGAAAAAGCCGGAGAGCCTGAGCAGAGTTGGTGGGCGGTCGGACGTATCGGTGGGCGGATTCTGTTTCACGGCAACAATCATCAGGTAATTCCAGCGAAGACTGCCGAAATCTGGCTGAAACAGCTATTGAGAGCTGATTGGAAAAAGCTAACCCAGGCCGGCTTTGCCGCCACCTTGTTGGCGAGGCGTTGCGACGACCGTGCTCGGGATATCGACGATAGCCTGCGAGCGCAGGTGATCGACAAGCTCAAACAAGCTAAATCCCCTGTGTCGTGGGTAGACATGGTTGCCGAATTCAAACAACTGGATGAACAACAGGAAAAGCAAGTCTTCGGCGAAGCGCTGCCGCCGGGCTTGAAACTAATTGTTTAA
- a CDS encoding radical SAM protein, with the protein MADKYGIDSHKLVYHPQRVAQWLDGRHDWQQAKAVYPIYMEVSPVGACNHRCTFCAVDYIGYKAQRLDVKILAERLTEMGKLGVKSIMYAGEGEPMLHKEINDIVKWTFDAGIDVSFTTNGTLMNQRFVEQSLPLVSWIKVSLNAGSAENYAAIHQTKASDFDLVLNNLRRAVDHKKTQQLSCALGAQILLLPENQHEVSTLAKICREIGLDYLVVKPYSQHLFSETRRYEALRYDNLLGMAEELAQFNGDGFNVVFREQTMKNYSQSETERYKTCHATPYFWGYIMADGEVYGCSAYLTDQRFAYGNIHQQSFQAIWEGEKRRQNWQYITQDLDISQCRKNCRMESVNQYLDKLTANQPAHINFI; encoded by the coding sequence ATGGCAGACAAATACGGCATAGACAGTCATAAACTGGTGTATCACCCGCAGCGGGTGGCGCAATGGTTGGATGGCAGGCACGATTGGCAGCAAGCGAAAGCCGTGTATCCTATCTACATGGAGGTCTCTCCGGTAGGTGCCTGTAATCACCGTTGCACGTTTTGCGCAGTGGATTACATCGGTTATAAAGCGCAGCGTCTGGATGTCAAAATTTTGGCGGAGCGTTTGACTGAGATGGGTAAGCTTGGTGTGAAAAGCATCATGTACGCCGGCGAAGGCGAGCCTATGCTGCACAAGGAGATCAATGACATCGTCAAATGGACTTTCGATGCCGGTATCGATGTGTCTTTCACTACCAACGGCACCTTGATGAACCAGCGTTTTGTCGAGCAATCCTTGCCGCTGGTATCGTGGATAAAGGTGTCGCTGAATGCCGGCAGTGCCGAAAATTATGCAGCCATTCATCAAACCAAGGCGTCCGATTTTGACTTGGTGCTGAACAATCTGCGTCGTGCGGTCGACCATAAGAAAACCCAGCAATTATCCTGCGCTCTGGGAGCACAAATTTTATTGTTGCCGGAAAATCAACATGAAGTAAGCACGCTGGCAAAAATCTGCCGCGAAATCGGTTTGGATTATCTGGTCGTCAAGCCGTATTCCCAACATCTATTCAGCGAAACCCGCCGCTACGAAGCCTTGCGATACGACAATCTACTGGGAATGGCCGAGGAACTGGCCCAATTCAACGGCGACGGCTTTAACGTGGTATTTCGCGAACAGACCATGAAGAACTACAGCCAATCGGAAACCGAGCGTTACAAAACCTGCCACGCCACTCCTTATTTTTGGGGCTATATCATGGCTGACGGCGAAGTCTACGGCTGCAGTGCCTATCTCACCGATCAACGCTTTGCTTACGGCAATATCCATCAGCAGTCTTTCCAAGCCATCTGGGAAGGCGAGAAACGCCGGCAGAACTGGCAGTACATCACCCAGGACTTGGATATTAGCCAATGCCGCAAAAATTGCCGGATGGAGTCGGTTAATCAGTATCTGGACAAGCTCACGGCCAATCAGCCGGCCCATATCAATTTTATCTAG
- a CDS encoding SDR family oxidoreductase, with protein sequence MKVLVTGGAGFIGSHLSRELWQQGHQVSVIDSLVGGRKETIADLLDQERFEFHHADIRDAETIAPLFAGIDWVFHLAGLADIVPSIEQPRAYYETNVSGTFNVLEAARAAGIKRFVYAASSSCYGIPDQFPTPESAPVQPQYPYALTKYLGEELVMHWAQLYDLPAVSLRLFNVYGPHARTTGAYGAVFGVFLAQKINGKPFTVVGDGTQTRDFTYVTDVAKAFIAAAESELCGEIMNVGSGGTYSVNQLVGLLGGAIEYIPKRPGEPDCTFADTRKIKTKLGWQPQVSFEQGVANMLAHIDYWQNAPLWTSASIADATAGWFKYLDK encoded by the coding sequence ATGAAAGTATTGGTTACCGGCGGAGCGGGATTTATTGGCAGTCATTTGAGTCGCGAGTTATGGCAACAAGGCCATCAGGTCAGCGTGATCGACAGTCTGGTTGGCGGCCGTAAAGAAACTATTGCCGATTTGCTCGACCAAGAGCGTTTTGAGTTTCATCACGCCGATATTCGCGACGCCGAAACCATCGCGCCATTATTTGCAGGTATTGACTGGGTTTTTCACTTGGCCGGTCTAGCCGACATCGTACCCTCCATCGAGCAGCCGCGCGCGTATTACGAGACCAATGTCAGCGGTACATTCAATGTATTGGAAGCGGCTCGCGCCGCCGGTATCAAGCGATTTGTCTACGCGGCGTCGTCATCCTGCTACGGCATTCCAGATCAGTTTCCCACGCCGGAATCTGCGCCCGTTCAGCCACAGTATCCTTACGCTTTGACTAAATACTTGGGTGAGGAACTGGTGATGCACTGGGCACAGCTCTATGACTTGCCTGCAGTGTCGCTGCGCTTATTCAACGTCTACGGCCCACATGCTCGTACCACGGGCGCTTACGGCGCGGTGTTCGGGGTGTTTCTGGCGCAAAAGATTAATGGTAAACCCTTTACCGTGGTCGGCGACGGCACCCAGACCCGCGACTTTACCTACGTCACGGATGTGGCCAAAGCCTTTATCGCCGCTGCCGAATCGGAACTTTGTGGCGAGATCATGAATGTCGGTAGCGGCGGCACCTACAGTGTCAATCAACTGGTGGGATTATTGGGCGGTGCGATCGAATACATTCCCAAGCGGCCCGGCGAGCCCGATTGCACCTTTGCCGACACCCGTAAGATCAAGACAAAACTTGGCTGGCAACCGCAAGTTAGTTTCGAGCAGGGTGTGGCCAATATGCTGGCGCACATCGATTACTGGCAAAACGCCCCGCTGTGGACTTCGGCTTCTATCGCTGACGCTACTGCGGGCTGGTTTAAGTACCTGGACAAATAG
- a CDS encoding SIS domain-containing protein gives MAIGQAAADFATLLNNSVFTDAQGQTLDGESVIQQLLAEFARVRDQQAKIMVLGNGGSAAIASHVITDLRNVGGLCALTLHEAAPLTCFTNDFGYEQAFAKQITAFANPDDLLIAISSSGQSLNIVNAVQAANAKGLPVMTLSGFKADNPLRKLGRWNCWLDSSHYGMVELGHLFVLHHITDHLLRK, from the coding sequence ATGGCTATCGGACAAGCGGCAGCGGATTTTGCGACTTTGCTGAACAACAGCGTATTTACAGACGCGCAGGGCCAAACCCTGGACGGCGAATCGGTGATACAGCAATTGCTTGCCGAGTTTGCCAGAGTCCGCGACCAGCAGGCTAAGATCATGGTGTTGGGCAACGGCGGCAGCGCTGCGATTGCCAGTCATGTGATTACCGACTTACGGAATGTCGGCGGCTTGTGCGCCTTGACCTTGCACGAAGCCGCGCCTTTGACTTGTTTTACCAATGATTTCGGTTACGAGCAGGCCTTCGCCAAACAAATTACCGCATTCGCGAATCCGGACGATTTATTGATCGCGATTAGCAGTTCCGGGCAATCCTTGAATATCGTCAACGCGGTACAAGCTGCCAACGCCAAAGGCTTGCCGGTCATGACCCTAAGTGGCTTTAAGGCCGACAATCCGCTCCGTAAACTGGGGCGCTGGAATTGCTGGCTGGACAGCAGTCATTACGGCATGGTCGAGTTGGGGCATCTGTTCGTGTTGCACCATATTACCGATCATCTGCTCAGGAAATAA
- a CDS encoding PfkB family carbohydrate kinase: MSTEKIVSIEQLAKRAAELKGQGKTVALCHGTFDLLHIGHIRHLQSGARQADALLVSVTADEYVNKGPGRPVFNQYLRAENIAALACVDSVAINHAITAVEVLDQVKPDLYVKGSDYKSTSDDLTGNIQHEKDAVERHGGKIYFTDELTSSSTRLLNEYFEVFSPEISAYLDQFKETVGANEIIDKLKALSGLNVLVLGEAIVDEYHYTSPLGQTGKGNVFSVKYNDYERFAGGAIAVANHVAEFAHNVTLLSGLGATKSHEDFIRTNLNPAIDPVFFFSQDRPTIVKRRYVDADIAKLFEVYFYNDAPLPEETNRKIVAWLEKHLRDYDVVIVPDFGNGFISNQMVAALSKGAKYLAVNAQVNSGNRGYHLITRYPNADFLSLNEPELRLASHDRGGAIEELAGQLADKLSANHIAITRGTKGALMLDHAKTAYKIPALSSKVVDRIGAGDAFLSVAGLCLGGGLSPEQALFAGSAAAALDVQIVCNREPVRAVALFKYITTLLK, encoded by the coding sequence ATGTCCACGGAAAAAATTGTCTCCATCGAACAACTGGCAAAACGTGCCGCCGAGTTGAAAGGCCAAGGCAAAACGGTGGCTTTATGTCACGGCACCTTCGATTTATTGCATATCGGCCATATTCGCCACCTGCAAAGCGGCGCGCGGCAGGCCGATGCATTGCTGGTCAGCGTTACCGCCGACGAATACGTCAATAAAGGCCCAGGGCGGCCGGTGTTCAACCAATATTTGCGTGCGGAAAACATAGCGGCACTGGCTTGCGTCGATAGTGTGGCTATCAATCATGCGATTACCGCTGTGGAAGTATTGGACCAGGTCAAGCCTGATTTATATGTGAAGGGTAGCGATTACAAAAGTACCAGCGACGATTTGACCGGTAATATCCAGCACGAAAAAGACGCGGTAGAACGGCACGGCGGCAAGATTTACTTTACCGATGAACTGACATCCAGTTCGACGCGCTTATTGAACGAATATTTTGAGGTGTTCTCCCCGGAAATCTCCGCGTACCTGGATCAATTCAAGGAAACTGTCGGCGCCAACGAGATTATTGATAAACTCAAGGCCTTAAGCGGTTTGAATGTATTGGTGTTGGGCGAAGCAATTGTCGACGAATACCATTACACCTCGCCCCTGGGGCAGACTGGCAAGGGCAATGTGTTTTCGGTGAAATACAACGACTACGAACGCTTTGCCGGTGGCGCGATAGCGGTGGCGAATCACGTCGCGGAATTTGCCCACAACGTCACTTTGCTGTCGGGTTTGGGCGCCACCAAAAGTCACGAAGATTTCATCCGTACCAATCTGAACCCGGCGATTGATCCGGTGTTCTTCTTCAGTCAGGATCGGCCGACGATCGTGAAGCGACGTTATGTCGATGCCGACATCGCTAAGTTATTTGAAGTGTATTTTTATAACGATGCGCCCTTGCCGGAGGAAACCAATCGCAAGATCGTGGCTTGGCTGGAAAAGCATTTGCGCGATTACGATGTGGTGATCGTGCCGGATTTTGGTAATGGCTTCATCTCCAATCAAATGGTCGCGGCCTTGTCCAAAGGCGCTAAATATTTGGCGGTGAACGCGCAGGTCAATAGTGGCAATCGGGGTTATCACTTAATCACGCGTTATCCGAACGCGGATTTCTTGTCGTTAAACGAACCGGAATTACGATTGGCGAGCCACGATAGAGGTGGTGCCATCGAGGAATTGGCCGGCCAGTTGGCCGACAAATTAAGCGCCAACCATATCGCCATTACCCGCGGTACTAAAGGTGCGTTAATGCTGGATCACGCTAAAACGGCATACAAGATTCCCGCTTTGTCGTCCAAAGTGGTGGATCGGATCGGTGCCGGCGATGCTTTTCTGTCCGTGGCGGGTTTATGTTTGGGCGGAGGGCTGTCGCCGGAGCAAGCCTTGTTTGCCGGCAGTGCCGCCGCCGCGCTGGATGTGCAAATTGTCTGTAACCGCGAGCCGGTGCGGGCAGTGGCTTTATTCAAATACATTACCACCTTGTTGAAATGA
- a CDS encoding thiamine pyrophosphate-dependent dehydrogenase E1 component subunit alpha: MSPASADLKHLYYQMLRIRRAEEAIARRYAEQQMRCPTHLCIGEEAIAVGVCAHLTVQDKVFSNHRGHGHYLAKGGDLPRLLAELYGFAEGCCGGRGGSMHLTDLDAGFVASTPIVGGTVPLAAGYAWAEQMKKSGAAQGCASVAGGRMPEATNVVVIFFGDGCFEEGVMHETLNFAVLKQLPLLFICENNQYSVMTPLAERQPKRDIYKIAAAHGLHAVSGDGNRVDEVYELAQAAVANARNGLGPQFLELHTHRWPEHCGPNEDDDLGYRNPGELAAWKLRCPLLQTRQTLLDAQLSDDAEIIQMETCLALEIEQAFAWALQGTRPKIDSMRQHLYA, translated from the coding sequence ATGAGTCCAGCATCTGCCGACTTGAAGCACCTGTATTATCAAATGCTGCGCATCCGCCGCGCTGAGGAAGCGATTGCTCGGCGCTATGCCGAGCAGCAAATGCGTTGTCCCACGCACCTTTGCATCGGCGAGGAAGCTATCGCAGTGGGGGTTTGCGCGCATTTGACAGTTCAAGACAAAGTGTTCAGCAATCATCGCGGTCACGGCCACTATTTGGCCAAAGGCGGTGATTTGCCACGCCTGTTGGCCGAGCTCTATGGTTTTGCCGAAGGCTGCTGCGGTGGTCGAGGTGGATCCATGCATCTTACCGACTTGGACGCCGGCTTTGTCGCTTCCACGCCCATCGTCGGCGGCACTGTGCCATTAGCCGCCGGTTATGCCTGGGCCGAGCAGATGAAAAAATCCGGCGCCGCACAGGGATGTGCCAGTGTCGCGGGAGGCAGGATGCCGGAAGCGACCAACGTTGTGGTGATTTTCTTCGGCGATGGTTGCTTTGAAGAAGGGGTGATGCACGAAACCTTGAATTTTGCGGTTTTAAAGCAACTGCCGTTGCTATTTATCTGCGAGAACAACCAATATTCGGTTATGACGCCGTTGGCGGAGCGCCAGCCCAAACGCGATATTTATAAAATAGCCGCTGCCCACGGTTTACACGCAGTTAGCGGCGACGGTAATCGGGTTGATGAAGTATATGAACTGGCGCAAGCGGCTGTTGCCAACGCCCGAAATGGATTGGGTCCGCAGTTTTTGGAATTGCATACCCATCGCTGGCCGGAACACTGCGGACCTAACGAAGATGACGACTTAGGTTATCGCAACCCAGGCGAATTGGCGGCTTGGAAATTGCGCTGCCCGTTATTGCAAACCCGGCAGACGTTGCTTGACGCACAATTGAGCGATGATGCCGAAATAATACAAATGGAAACCTGTTTGGCCCTGGAAATTGAACAAGCCTTTGCCTGGGCTTTGCAAGGGACACGTCCCAAGATCGACAGCATGAGGCAGCACCTGTATGCGTGA